In a single window of the Elaeis guineensis isolate ETL-2024a chromosome 8, EG11, whole genome shotgun sequence genome:
- the LOC105034366 gene encoding uricase, with amino-acid sequence MAEGFKIDQKHGKGRVRVSRVWRRVGGSGAGVGNVIVEWNVSVSLASDCLPAYTAGDNSTIVATDSIKNTVYAKAKECSEVVSMENFALLLSRHFTTFYPHVTAATVNIVEKPWERVVVDGRPHSHGFKLGSEKHMTEVTVNKCGALSITSGIQGLALLKTTKSGFEGFVRDRYTLLPDTRERMAATEVTASWRYSLEHVSEIPAKPFCFTERYEGAKKVLADTFFGPPDVGVYSPSVQNTLFLMAKAVLNRFLDIASIQLRMPNLHFLPVNLSSKENPDMVKFADDVYMPTDEPHGTIEATLSRTLSKI; translated from the exons ATGGCCGAGGGGTTCAAGATCGACCAAAAGCACGGTAAGGGGAGGGTTAGGGTTTCTAGGGTTTGGAGGAGGGTCGGAGGTTCCGGCGCTGGCGTTGGCAATGTCATCGTTGAGTGGAACGTTAGCGTTAGCCTCGCCTCCGACTGCCTCCCGGCGTACACCGCCGGCGACAACTCCACCATCGTCGCCACCGATTCCATTAAGAACACC GTGTATGCGAAGGCAAAAGAGTGCTCCGAGGTCGTGTCCATGGAGAACTTCGCGCTTCTTCTCTCAAGGCATTTCACGACGTTCTATCCTCAC GTTACAGCTGCCACGGTCAATATTGTTGAGAAGCCCTGGGAGCGTGTGGTGGTGGACGGCCGACCCCATTCACATG GATTTAAACTTGGGTCTGAGAAGCACATGACTGAAGTAACTGTGAACAAGTGTGGTGCTTTGAGTATAACTTCTGGAATTCAAGGATTGGCCCTACTAAAAACTACAAAG TCTGGTTTTGAAGGGTTTGTAAGGGACCGATACACACTTCTTCCAGACACAAGGGAAAGGATGGCAGCAACAGAAGTCACCGCTTCTTGGAG GTACTCTCTTGAACATGTTTCTGAAATTCCTGCCAAGCCATTTTGTTTCACAGAAAGATATGAAGGTGCAAAGAAAGTCCTGGCTGATACCTTCTTCGGTCCACCGGATGTGGGAGTTTACAGTCCATCAGTTCAAAACACACTTTTCCTCATGGCAAAAGCTGTTCTCAACAG GTTCCTGGATATAGCATCAATTCAGCTCAGAATGCCAAACCTCCACTTTTTACCAGTCAACTTGTCTAGCAAGGAAAACCCTGACATGGTGAAG TTTGCTGATGATGTCTATATGCCGACTGATGAGCCACATGGTACCATAGAAGCAACTCTTAGCCGCACGTTGTCCAAGATTTAG